A DNA window from Pseudanabaena sp. FACHB-2040 contains the following coding sequences:
- a CDS encoding ATP-dependent Clp protease proteolytic subunit encodes MSSVIKAVQTPYYGDAYYRTPPPDLPSLLLKERIVYLGLPLFSSDDVKQQVGIDVTELIIAQLLFLQFDDPDKPIYFYINSTGTSWHDGNMIGYDTEAFAICDTISYIKPPVHTICIGQAMGTAAVILSAGTKGFRASLPHARIVLNQARSGAQGQATDIDIRAKEVLLNKRSMMEILARNTDKPVEKVMKDSDRMFYMNPAEAKEYGIIDRVLESRKDLPKIPAGIS; translated from the coding sequence ATGAGTTCAGTGATTAAAGCAGTGCAAACACCTTATTACGGCGATGCTTACTACCGCACGCCGCCGCCTGACCTCCCTTCTCTTTTGTTGAAGGAGAGAATTGTCTACCTGGGGTTGCCGCTCTTTTCCTCAGACGACGTCAAGCAGCAGGTGGGCATTGATGTGACTGAGCTAATTATTGCTCAGCTACTCTTTCTGCAGTTTGACGATCCCGACAAGCCAATTTATTTCTATATCAACTCGACGGGAACGTCTTGGCACGACGGCAATATGATCGGCTACGATACCGAAGCCTTTGCGATTTGCGACACGATCAGCTACATCAAGCCACCAGTTCACACCATCTGTATTGGTCAGGCAATGGGAACGGCAGCTGTAATCTTGTCGGCGGGTACCAAGGGATTTAGGGCCAGTTTGCCCCATGCTCGCATTGTTTTGAATCAAGCCCGTAGCGGTGCTCAGGGACAGGCCACTGACATCGACATTCGGGCTAAAGAGGTTCTCCTCAATAAGCGGTCCATGATGGAAATCCTAGCCAGAAACACCGACAAACCGGTGGAGAAAGTCATGAAAGACTCCGATCGGATGTTCTACATGAACCCAGCGGAGGCAAAGGAATACGGCATTATTGACCGAGTACTTGAGAGCCGCAAAGACCTGCCCAAAATTCCGGCTGGAATCAGCTAG
- a CDS encoding dipeptide epimerase, producing MRLTFRPFTVKKRVPLTISRGTHSQSTNFWVQIEQDGLEGWGEATPFSIGSLSFMTDAIAAELTNLSPELTPYHPLDRQAIHRHLDQLRTSSPVRAAIDVALHDWLGKQTAMPLWQIWGLACQPAAPISVTIGISSPTAAQQRLQDWLQQGPFQAVKVKLGSPEGIDADQAMIIAILEKLPAHTQLSVDANGGWSLSDALTMSTWLAHKGVTYLEQPLPVDRAAELAILYEKSSLPIFVDESCFTSRDIPPLADRVHGINIKLMKSGGLSEAYRMIHTAHACGLQVMFGCYSDSSLSNTALAHLSSLATHLDLDSHLNLVNDPFSGASFQDGHLLPNRAPGLGLSYHAKH from the coding sequence ATGCGCTTGACCTTTCGCCCGTTCACCGTCAAGAAGCGGGTTCCTCTGACGATTAGCCGAGGCACCCACAGCCAGTCCACCAACTTTTGGGTGCAAATTGAGCAAGATGGCCTAGAGGGCTGGGGCGAGGCCACGCCCTTTTCCATCGGCTCTTTGAGTTTTATGACAGATGCGATCGCAGCCGAGCTAACCAACCTCAGCCCAGAGCTAACTCCCTACCATCCCCTCGATCGCCAAGCCATCCACCGCCATCTAGACCAGCTTCGGACCAGTTCGCCCGTTCGAGCCGCTATAGATGTTGCGCTGCACGACTGGTTAGGCAAACAAACGGCAATGCCTCTCTGGCAGATCTGGGGACTGGCGTGCCAGCCCGCTGCCCCAATCTCAGTCACCATCGGGATCAGTTCACCGACTGCCGCCCAACAACGACTGCAGGATTGGCTACAGCAGGGGCCTTTCCAGGCAGTTAAAGTCAAACTAGGCAGCCCTGAGGGGATCGATGCTGATCAAGCAATGATTATCGCCATTCTAGAAAAGCTGCCTGCCCACACCCAACTCAGCGTAGATGCCAACGGAGGATGGTCGCTTAGTGACGCCCTAACTATGAGCACATGGCTCGCCCACAAAGGCGTTACCTATTTAGAACAGCCCCTGCCTGTAGATCGGGCAGCCGAGCTAGCGATCCTTTACGAAAAATCCTCCCTGCCCATCTTTGTCGATGAAAGCTGCTTCACCAGCCGCGACATTCCACCCTTAGCAGATCGGGTTCACGGCATCAATATTAAGCTCATGAAATCAGGCGGACTCAGCGAAGCCTATCGCATGATCCATACGGCTCACGCCTGCGGTCTTCAGGTCATGTTCGGTTGCTACTCCGACAGCAGCCTTTCAAACACAGCTCTGGCACACCTTTCATCCCTGGCCACTCATTTAGATCTCGATAGCCATCTCAACCTCGTAAACGACCCCTTCAGCGGGGCCAGCTTCCAAGACGGACACCTCCTACCCAACCGCGCCCCCGGATTAGGACTGAGCTACCATGCTAAGCACTGA
- a CDS encoding VWA domain-containing protein, with translation MKVDLQCVLSDSHLDLTQASSQRQLAVSVAALPEGRSANVPLNLCLVLDHSGSMAGQPLKTVQQAACRIVDSLTPEDRLTIVLFDHQAKVLVPQQPVLSPDNIKQKIKGIRASGGTAIDEGLKFGIEEVAKGREGSISQVFLLTDGENEHGDNERCLKLAHLAADYNLTLSTLGFGDHWNQDMLERIADAGGGSLSYIQEPEDAIAEFSRLFTRIQSVSLTNAHLIFNLLPGVRLAELKPIAQVAPETVELTTIQEASQVSVRLGDLMVEVPRIVLANLYIGRQPAGTYPILQAQVQYDDPLQSGAAILSDLVTVTATGQSVYQPQPDSQVQRHVLALAKYRQTQIAEQKLQLGDRQGAVTLLQSAAKTALQMGDTKAATVLQDNATRLQSGQDLTERDRKQTRIVSKTVLH, from the coding sequence TTGAAAGTTGACCTGCAGTGTGTACTAAGCGATTCCCACCTTGACCTCACCCAGGCCAGCAGCCAACGGCAGCTAGCTGTTTCGGTGGCTGCCTTACCCGAGGGCCGCAGTGCTAATGTCCCTCTTAATCTCTGTTTGGTTCTTGATCACAGTGGATCGATGGCCGGACAGCCGCTCAAAACTGTGCAGCAGGCGGCCTGCCGAATTGTCGATAGCCTCACACCTGAGGATCGGCTGACGATTGTGCTGTTTGATCACCAGGCCAAGGTGCTGGTACCCCAGCAGCCAGTTCTATCCCCAGACAACATCAAGCAGAAAATTAAAGGCATTCGGGCCAGCGGCGGAACGGCCATTGATGAAGGTCTTAAATTTGGCATTGAGGAAGTTGCTAAAGGCAGAGAGGGCAGCATTTCCCAAGTTTTTCTCCTCACTGATGGAGAAAATGAACACGGGGATAACGAGCGATGCCTCAAACTGGCTCATTTGGCAGCCGACTATAATTTGACGCTCAGCACTTTGGGTTTTGGCGACCATTGGAACCAGGACATGCTAGAGCGGATCGCAGATGCTGGTGGCGGCAGCCTCTCCTATATTCAGGAGCCTGAGGATGCGATCGCAGAATTTAGCCGTCTGTTCACCCGCATCCAGTCCGTCAGCCTGACCAATGCCCATCTCATCTTTAATCTGCTGCCAGGGGTGCGGCTAGCCGAACTCAAGCCAATTGCTCAGGTCGCGCCCGAAACCGTTGAACTAACCACCATTCAGGAGGCTAGTCAGGTCAGTGTGCGCCTGGGGGATCTGATGGTTGAGGTACCTCGCATTGTGCTGGCAAATCTCTATATTGGACGGCAGCCTGCCGGTACTTACCCGATTTTGCAGGCCCAGGTACAGTACGACGATCCCTTGCAGAGCGGTGCCGCCATCCTTTCAGATTTAGTTACGGTGACGGCTACAGGGCAGTCGGTTTATCAACCTCAGCCCGATTCTCAGGTGCAGCGGCATGTTTTGGCGCTGGCTAAGTACCGCCAAACTCAGATTGCCGAGCAAAAGCTCCAGCTAGGGGATCGCCAGGGAGCCGTAACGCTACTCCAGTCGGCCGCTAAAACAGCTCTGCAGATGGGAGACACCAAGGCCGCGACTGTCCTGCAGGACAACGCCACCCGACTTCAGTCGGGGCAGGACTTGACAGAGCGAGATCGCAAGCAAACCCGAATCGTTTCCAAAACTGTGCTCCACTAA
- a CDS encoding DnaJ domain-containing protein, which yields MSLADHYRVLGLRSGAAFTEVKVAYRRLARRYHPDVNPSDQRAKDKFIQVTQAYQALAELAAPEIALPPAAVSVASPEVSSAGSSQESANAQPAAQPPDLIPRVQVNPKLSQVDQLLKQQLYEQLQQFLQTQRLPRAIALVEGLSQRFPQDLEVRQWQAITYQRWGRHLMEQQEWDKAERYLQKALRTDPHNKSLWRAVSQNLQALKQARGQVPQA from the coding sequence ATGAGTCTTGCGGATCATTATCGGGTGCTGGGGTTAAGAAGTGGGGCAGCTTTTACTGAGGTCAAAGTTGCTTATCGTCGCCTAGCGCGGCGCTACCACCCAGACGTCAATCCTAGCGACCAGCGGGCTAAGGATAAGTTTATTCAGGTGACGCAAGCCTATCAGGCTTTGGCGGAACTAGCTGCACCGGAGATTGCCTTGCCTCCGGCTGCGGTGTCCGTCGCATCGCCTGAGGTCAGTTCGGCGGGGAGTTCACAAGAGAGCGCTAATGCCCAGCCTGCTGCTCAACCCCCTGACTTGATTCCTCGGGTCCAGGTTAACCCGAAGCTATCTCAGGTAGACCAGCTCCTCAAGCAGCAGCTTTATGAGCAGCTGCAGCAATTCCTCCAGACGCAGCGCTTGCCGCGGGCGATCGCACTGGTCGAGGGTCTTTCCCAACGCTTTCCTCAGGACTTAGAGGTGCGGCAATGGCAGGCTATTACCTACCAGCGCTGGGGCCGTCATCTGATGGAGCAGCAGGAATGGGATAAGGCCGAGCGATACCTACAAAAAGCCCTGCGTACTGACCCCCACAACAAGTCTCTGTGGCGGGCAGTGAGCCAGAACCTGCAGGCCCTTAAACAGGCACGGGGGCAGGTGCCTCAGGCTTGA
- a CDS encoding DUF1611 domain-containing protein yields the protein MLSTDNRIALLMHEGTTSNRGKTGLAMLRYSAIPIVAVIDYTCAGQSLPQLTKINRDVPIVASVKDALSYSPDVLAIGIAPSGGGLPEAWYEEVKQSIAAGLSLVNGLHTAMAEDPALKSQLQPHQWIWDVRREPPGLTVGTGQARGLSCKRVLAVGTDMSVGKMSANLELHRASLNRGLRSKVIATGQTNLMLGDDGVALDAVRVDFASGAVEQQVMRYGNDVDILYIEGQGSLLNPASTATLPLLRGSQPTHLILVHRAGQNHIQNFPEVPIPPLPEVISLYEAVATAGGAFANTKIVGIALNTGHLDDADAKRAIAETQEITQLPTTDVVRLGADLLLDAVLADKP from the coding sequence ATGCTAAGCACTGATAATCGGATTGCCCTTCTAATGCATGAGGGCACCACCAGCAATCGGGGCAAAACGGGTTTAGCCATGCTGCGCTATAGCGCCATACCGATAGTGGCCGTTATTGACTATACGTGCGCCGGACAATCCCTACCTCAACTGACCAAAATCAACAGAGACGTTCCCATTGTCGCCTCCGTTAAAGACGCCTTGAGCTACTCCCCTGACGTACTGGCTATCGGCATAGCCCCTTCAGGCGGAGGCCTACCTGAAGCCTGGTACGAGGAAGTGAAGCAGTCCATTGCAGCCGGACTGAGTCTAGTCAACGGGCTGCATACGGCAATGGCCGAAGATCCCGCTTTAAAGAGTCAGCTGCAGCCTCATCAGTGGATCTGGGATGTTCGTCGAGAGCCCCCCGGTCTGACCGTAGGAACAGGGCAAGCCCGGGGGCTCTCGTGCAAAAGAGTGCTAGCGGTCGGCACAGACATGTCTGTCGGCAAGATGTCTGCGAACTTAGAACTGCATCGAGCCAGCCTAAACCGCGGTCTCCGCTCGAAGGTGATTGCCACAGGGCAAACCAACCTAATGCTAGGAGATGACGGAGTCGCCCTAGATGCGGTGCGGGTTGATTTCGCCTCAGGAGCCGTTGAACAACAGGTTATGCGCTACGGTAACGACGTAGACATTCTCTACATCGAGGGCCAAGGGTCGCTGCTAAATCCCGCCTCAACCGCAACACTGCCCTTGCTAAGAGGATCCCAACCGACCCATCTAATTCTGGTTCACCGGGCTGGGCAAAACCACATTCAAAATTTCCCTGAGGTTCCCATTCCTCCCCTGCCAGAGGTAATCTCCCTCTATGAAGCAGTTGCCACTGCTGGGGGTGCTTTTGCAAATACCAAAATAGTCGGCATCGCCTTAAATACTGGGCATTTAGATGATGCCGATGCTAAAAGAGCAATTGCAGAAACCCAGGAAATAACTCAGCTGCCGACAACCGACGTCGTAAGATTAGGTGCCGATTTGCTGCTAGATGCAGTTCTGGCTGACAAACCCTAG
- a CDS encoding glycosyltransferase family 4 protein, which produces MVDPSHKLNLLFLSTPVGPLGSGLGGGVELTLTNLCQVLQKRGHRIAIAAPTGSSVNNTALIELPGALQPTAHTQGRQTPVTLPSDAVLANMCAYAHQAQTSYDLIVNFAYDWLPFYLTPFFDRAIAHFISMGSLSDAMDAVIGQVAEQFPKTLGVYTHTQADTFSFAQQCRILGSAVDLNLYEYCDQPGPWMAWMGRISPEKGLEDAVAAAQISGIPLKILGKLEDTVYWQRILDTYPEAPVEYLGFLPTAELQAVLRQCRALLMTPRWVEAFGNVAIEALACGVPVITYARGGPTEIVQPGKTGWLVEPDCVAELVEAMQKVDELSRRACREQAVREYSLDALGDRFEQWFSEVLSTR; this is translated from the coding sequence ATGGTGGACCCCAGTCACAAACTCAACCTGCTCTTTCTTTCGACACCTGTAGGGCCGCTGGGTTCGGGATTGGGAGGCGGAGTCGAGTTGACCCTCACTAATCTCTGCCAGGTGCTGCAGAAGCGGGGGCATCGGATTGCGATCGCAGCCCCTACCGGCTCCAGCGTCAACAACACGGCCCTAATTGAGCTGCCTGGAGCCTTACAGCCCACCGCCCATACCCAGGGTCGCCAAACGCCAGTTACCCTGCCAAGCGACGCTGTGCTGGCTAACATGTGCGCCTACGCCCACCAGGCCCAGACTAGCTACGACCTGATTGTTAACTTCGCCTACGACTGGCTGCCCTTTTATCTGACGCCGTTTTTTGATCGTGCGATCGCACACTTTATCAGTATGGGATCGCTCAGCGATGCGATGGATGCCGTTATTGGTCAGGTCGCCGAGCAGTTCCCCAAAACGCTAGGCGTATACACCCACACCCAGGCAGATACCTTTTCCTTTGCCCAGCAGTGCCGCATTCTGGGCAGCGCCGTTGATCTAAACCTATACGAATACTGCGACCAGCCCGGTCCGTGGATGGCCTGGATGGGGCGCATCTCGCCAGAAAAAGGCTTAGAAGATGCAGTCGCAGCGGCTCAGATTAGCGGTATCCCGCTGAAAATTCTCGGCAAGTTAGAAGACACTGTCTACTGGCAGCGCATTCTAGATACCTATCCCGAAGCCCCAGTTGAGTACCTAGGCTTTCTGCCGACGGCCGAGCTACAAGCTGTTCTGCGGCAATGCCGGGCCCTCTTAATGACGCCTCGCTGGGTAGAAGCCTTCGGCAACGTGGCGATCGAAGCCCTTGCCTGTGGCGTGCCGGTGATTACCTATGCCCGAGGCGGGCCGACAGAGATCGTTCAGCCCGGTAAAACCGGCTGGCTGGTAGAACCCGATTGTGTAGCCGAACTGGTAGAAGCGATGCAAAAAGTGGACGAACTAAGTCGCCGCGCCTGCCGTGAACAGGCGGTTAGGGAGTATTCTCTCGATGCGCTAGGCGATCGATTTGAGCAATGGTTCTCTGAGGTGCTGAGCACTCGCTAG
- a CDS encoding peptidoglycan-binding protein: MLQRVTVFLFTCLTSFNVVSSVISEAVAEASSSTDHPQLAAATAAWPRLLAQSSNGAIAEPAGSSDSPSTVGVANPVLLAPGTQSDNVRLLQRQLQQLGHYQGALDGNYGPATRRAVEAFQQQAYLPATGTLDRQTWAQMQVPQLWPNPSAGEANSATASAPAPEGSSSANLLTNPANTSSQTPGTPPTSLAPTAPVPASAADSTATLEQPASSAPTAPSAGDQDRSLWRILALLSLLMVLTSSVFLALFIWQRASKKAAGQTEVEPEGDDFTTSEAEASPDYRQSQTRELRSVQNGLVESTSSQVVDVSGTVVDGASAAEATTRLARVNISDELVEALHSPDASIRCKAIWELGQRGNSNAVPALVETMIDADSKERSLILAALSEIGVRTLKPMNQALALSLQDENPEVRKNAIRDLMRVYDLVGQLSQMLGRAAQDHDSEVQETAQWALSQLGRIRQLAGPAYPVVQEAQETALPEDTSHSLPS, encoded by the coding sequence ATGCTCCAGCGCGTCACCGTATTTCTTTTCACCTGTTTGACAAGCTTCAACGTAGTCAGTTCAGTCATTTCTGAAGCAGTAGCAGAGGCTAGCAGTTCGACCGATCATCCCCAGCTTGCAGCGGCTACAGCGGCTTGGCCTAGGTTGCTGGCTCAAAGCAGCAATGGGGCCATTGCCGAACCTGCAGGGTCTTCTGACTCTCCCAGCACAGTTGGTGTTGCTAACCCTGTCTTGCTTGCTCCGGGTACCCAAAGCGACAATGTCAGGTTGCTACAGCGTCAGTTACAGCAGCTTGGCCACTACCAGGGTGCCCTAGACGGCAACTATGGGCCTGCTACCCGACGTGCAGTCGAGGCATTTCAGCAGCAGGCTTATCTACCCGCAACCGGTACTTTGGATCGGCAGACTTGGGCCCAGATGCAGGTTCCTCAGCTTTGGCCCAACCCTTCGGCAGGAGAGGCTAACTCAGCCACGGCTTCGGCCCCCGCACCCGAAGGCAGCAGCTCTGCTAACCTGCTCACTAACCCTGCTAACACCAGTAGCCAAACTCCTGGTACACCACCTACCAGCTTAGCCCCGACGGCACCGGTTCCAGCCTCGGCGGCAGATTCTACAGCGACTTTGGAGCAGCCAGCCAGCTCCGCTCCAACGGCTCCTAGCGCTGGTGACCAAGACAGAAGTCTGTGGCGGATACTAGCCTTGCTAAGCCTATTGATGGTTTTAACCAGCAGTGTGTTCTTAGCGCTTTTCATTTGGCAGCGAGCTTCAAAAAAGGCTGCTGGTCAGACTGAGGTAGAGCCTGAAGGGGATGATTTTACTACCTCAGAGGCCGAGGCAAGCCCAGATTATCGTCAGAGCCAAACCCGTGAACTTAGATCGGTTCAAAACGGATTGGTAGAAAGCACTTCTAGCCAAGTTGTAGATGTTTCAGGTACCGTCGTCGATGGGGCATCAGCAGCTGAGGCAACGACTCGTCTAGCGCGGGTCAATATCAGTGATGAACTGGTGGAAGCGCTGCACAGCCCAGATGCCTCAATTCGTTGCAAGGCCATTTGGGAACTGGGCCAGCGAGGAAATTCTAATGCCGTGCCTGCCCTAGTTGAAACCATGATTGATGCCGACTCTAAAGAGCGCAGCCTAATTTTGGCGGCACTTTCGGAAATTGGTGTACGCACTCTAAAACCAATGAATCAGGCATTGGCGCTATCGCTGCAGGATGAGAATCCCGAAGTTCGTAAGAATGCCATCCGAGATCTCATGCGGGTCTATGATTTGGTCGGTCAACTGAGTCAAATGCTGGGCCGAGCAGCTCAGGATCACGATAGCGAAGTTCAAGAAACTGCTCAATGGGCGCTGAGTCAGCTGGGCAGAATTCGCCAGCTAGCTGGCCCTGCCTATCCTGTAGTTCAGGAAGCCCAGGAGACGGCTTTGCCAGAGGATACTTCTCATTCACTGCCCTCCTAA
- a CDS encoding adenylate kinase, which translates to MTRLIFLGPPGAGKGTQAAALVNLFLVPHISTGDILRTAVAEKTELGQKAETYMNAGELVPDDLMLGLIRERLNQEDAQSGWILDGFPRNVAQAEFLDYLLADIHQPYDFVVNLDVPDEVILARLQKRGRQDDNESVIRHRLDVYRSQTSPLIEFYRSRQKLISINGNQPMETVTSDLKQLVSI; encoded by the coding sequence GTGACTCGATTGATTTTTCTGGGACCCCCAGGCGCTGGCAAAGGCACACAGGCAGCAGCCCTCGTCAATCTTTTTCTAGTTCCTCACATTTCTACAGGAGATATTCTCAGGACTGCTGTGGCTGAGAAGACTGAACTGGGTCAGAAAGCTGAGACCTACATGAATGCGGGTGAACTGGTGCCTGACGATCTTATGTTGGGCCTGATTCGAGAGCGTCTAAACCAGGAGGATGCTCAGTCAGGCTGGATCTTGGATGGGTTTCCCCGAAATGTCGCTCAAGCTGAGTTTTTAGACTACTTGCTAGCTGATATCCATCAGCCCTATGACTTTGTGGTTAACCTAGACGTTCCAGACGAGGTTATCTTGGCTCGCTTACAGAAACGCGGTCGCCAAGATGATAATGAGTCTGTGATCCGCCATCGGTTAGATGTTTACCGCAGCCAGACCTCGCCCTTAATTGAGTTTTACCGAAGCCGGCAAAAGTTGATTTCCATTAATGGTAATCAACCAATGGAAACGGTAACGAGCGATTTAAAGCAGCTAGTTAGCATTTAG
- a CDS encoding ATP-dependent Clp protease proteolytic subunit, with protein sequence MPIGTPKVPYRLPGSQYTQWIDIYTRLNQERIVFLGQEVTDSLANSIVAAMLYLDSEDNSKPIYLYINSPGGSVTAGMAIYDTMQYIKSDVVTICVGLAASMGAFLLSAGTAGKRLALPHARIMIHQPLGGTGRQRLQATDIAIEAKEILRVRQELNEMMASHTGKTIQQIEKDTDRDYFMSAQEAMEYGLIDRVIEERSQEVAVAATV encoded by the coding sequence ATGCCCATCGGCACTCCTAAAGTTCCCTATCGTTTACCGGGTAGCCAATATACCCAGTGGATTGATATCTATACCCGCCTTAACCAGGAAAGAATTGTCTTTCTGGGCCAGGAGGTTACAGACTCGCTAGCCAACTCGATCGTGGCCGCTATGCTGTACCTGGATTCAGAAGACAACAGCAAACCAATCTATCTCTATATCAACTCCCCAGGCGGTTCTGTGACGGCTGGCATGGCAATTTACGACACCATGCAGTACATCAAGTCCGACGTGGTCACTATCTGCGTGGGTCTAGCTGCCTCTATGGGAGCATTCTTGCTGTCAGCGGGCACTGCCGGTAAGCGGTTGGCCCTGCCCCATGCGCGGATTATGATTCACCAGCCGCTAGGAGGTACGGGGCGTCAGCGCCTACAGGCGACAGACATCGCCATTGAAGCTAAAGAGATCCTGCGGGTTCGGCAAGAGCTCAATGAAATGATGGCCAGCCATACGGGCAAGACGATCCAGCAAATTGAGAAAGACACTGACCGAGACTACTTTATGTCGGCCCAAGAGGCGATGGAGTATGGTCTGATCGACCGGGTGATCGAGGAGCGAAGCCAGGAAGTAGCGGTGGCTGCAACCGTTTAA
- the infA gene encoding translation initiation factor IF-1, giving the protein MSKQDLIEMEGTVTESLPNAMFRVDLDNGFNVLAHISGKIRRNYIKILPGDRVKVELTPYDLTKGRITYRLRKK; this is encoded by the coding sequence TTGTCTAAGCAAGATTTGATTGAAATGGAGGGTACCGTGACGGAATCCCTACCTAATGCAATGTTTCGAGTGGACTTGGATAATGGGTTTAACGTACTAGCCCATATTTCTGGCAAAATTCGCCGCAACTACATCAAGATTCTGCCGGGAGATCGGGTGAAAGTAGAACTCACTCCCTACGATCTTACTAAGGGCCGGATTACTTATCGTTTGCGGAAGAAATAA
- a CDS encoding EamA family transporter has translation MDANASQSPTSRNALLLISPFFLWGTAMVAMKGVMPLTSPFFLAGVRLLPAGILVLLAALWMGRPQPSSWRGWLWIGAFALVDGALFQGFLAQGLVRTGAGLGSVMIDSQPLAVALMARFLFNEQVGMLGWVGLALGLFGIALLGIPNEWLTALMAGQTDWLGDSTLLEALMNRGEWLMLLAALSMAVGTVMIRYVCRHVDPVVATGWHMVIGGLPMFVLSGLGETQQWQALGWSNWMAIAYSTVLGSAVAYGVFFYLAAQGNLTSLSALTFLTPVFALLFGNLFLGEVLSPLQWVGVGFTLMSIYFINQREVLLANLRQISASWGSKSAPSDSAS, from the coding sequence ATGGACGCCAACGCCAGTCAGTCTCCTACATCTCGCAATGCGCTGCTGCTGATTTCCCCTTTCTTTCTATGGGGTACAGCAATGGTCGCAATGAAAGGTGTCATGCCTTTGACGTCACCGTTTTTTCTGGCCGGGGTGCGGCTACTGCCAGCGGGTATTTTAGTGCTGCTGGCAGCCCTTTGGATGGGCCGACCTCAACCGTCTTCTTGGCGCGGTTGGCTCTGGATTGGTGCTTTTGCCCTAGTTGACGGTGCCCTCTTCCAGGGCTTTTTAGCGCAGGGATTAGTTCGAACCGGGGCTGGTTTAGGCTCAGTCATGATTGACTCTCAGCCGTTGGCAGTGGCTTTAATGGCCCGGTTTCTCTTCAATGAGCAGGTGGGCATGTTGGGCTGGGTAGGGCTGGCTTTAGGGTTGTTTGGGATTGCGCTTTTGGGTATTCCCAATGAATGGTTAACAGCTTTAATGGCAGGCCAAACGGACTGGTTAGGCGACAGCACGCTGCTAGAAGCTTTGATGAATCGGGGTGAGTGGCTGATGCTACTGGCTGCTCTTTCAATGGCCGTTGGCACAGTGATGATTCGCTATGTTTGCCGCCATGTTGACCCCGTCGTCGCGACTGGCTGGCATATGGTCATTGGAGGCTTGCCCATGTTTGTGCTGTCTGGTTTGGGAGAAACCCAGCAGTGGCAGGCTTTGGGCTGGTCTAACTGGATGGCGATTGCCTACTCAACCGTGCTTGGCAGCGCCGTTGCTTATGGTGTGTTCTTTTATTTGGCAGCTCAGGGCAATCTCACGAGCCTGAGCGCTTTGACTTTCCTGACGCCAGTATTTGCACTGCTGTTTGGCAATCTCTTTTTAGGAGAAGTGTTGAGCCCGCTGCAGTGGGTAGGGGTAGGATTTACCCTGATGAGCATTTACTTCATCAATCAGCGTGAGGTGTTGCTGGCCAATCTGCGCCAGATTAGTGCGAGCTGGGGGTCAAAGTCAGCCCCCTCCGACAGCGCCTCTTAG